A region from the Oncorhynchus keta strain PuntledgeMale-10-30-2019 chromosome 5, Oket_V2, whole genome shotgun sequence genome encodes:
- the dus1l gene encoding tRNA-dihydrouridine(16/17) synthase [NAD(P)(+)]-like isoform X1, translating to MAVKLQGFEFWKTTLRGARYVVAPMVDQSELAWRLLSRRHGAELCYTPMLHAQVFVRDANYRKDNLYSEVCPEDRPLITQFCANDPEVFVQACLLAQDYCDAIDLNLGCPQMIAKRGHYGVFLQDEWELLEKMVKLANEKISVPITCKIRVFNKMEETVQYAQMLEKAGCQLLTVHGRTKDQKGPATGIASWEHIKAVRNAVNIPVFANGNIQHLSDVEQCMEETGVQGVMSAEGNLHNPALFEGHSPPVWEMAEEYLEVVSQYPPCTLSYVRAHLFKLWHHTLQIHKDLREELAKVKNLQGLTEVSRQLRLRCQEEITNGGEEAGQVVGLPFPHWICQPYVRPVPKAPVANSNGTEVKAGGHKRALSQEDSDGASDALSKNKQKKKARNPHKNFCPEQKPKYIKCEQCGNPKGNQCVFNLCRGCCKKKAHKEVADCPSHGLRFKTKAEKQKTERQEEEEEEEGKSRGLQEEEDGGLLNGTPSPPTDPPQRTDCGLRHGLTGT from the exons ATGGCGGTGAAGCTGCAAGGCTTTGAGTTCTGGAAGACCACGCTGAGGGGGGCGCGTTACGTCGTTGCACCCATGGTGGACCAGAGCGAACTGGCCTGGCGTCTACTGAGCCGTCGCCATGGCGCCGAGCTGTGCTACACGCCCATGCTGCACGCGCAGGTGTTTGTACGCGACGCCAACTACAGGAAAGACAACCTGTACAGCGAAGTCTGCCCCGAAGACAGGCCGCTTATTAcacag ttctgTGCCAACGACCCAGAGGTGTTTGTCCAGGCATGTCTACTGGCTCAGGACTACTGTGATGCTATCGATCTCAACCTGGGATGCCCACAGATGATCGCCAAGAGAG GGCACTACGGAGTCTTCCTACAGGATGAGTGGGAGCTGCTGGAGAAGATGG TGAAGCTAGCCAATGAGAAGATCTCTGTTCCCATCACCTGTAAGATCCGTGTGTTTAACAAGATGGAGGAGACTGTTCAGTACGCTCAGATGCTGGAGAAGGCTGGCTGCCAG cTGCTGACCGTTCACGGTCGGACCAAGGACCAGAAAGGACCCGCCACAGGCATTGCTAGCTGGGAACACATCAAGGCTGTACG GAACGCTGTTAACATCCCTGTGTTCGCTAACGGTAACATCCAACACCTGAGTGATGTGGAGCAGTGTATGGAGGAGACTGGAGTACAGGGGGTGATGAGTGCAG aGGGGAACCTCCATAACCCAGCTCTGTTTGAGGGTCACAGCCCTCCTGTATGGGAGATGGCTGAGGAGTATCTAGAGGTGGTCAGTCAGTACCCTCCCTGTACCCTGTCCTATGTCAGAGCACACCTCTTCAAGCTCTGGCACCACAC GCTGCAGATCCACAAGGACCTGAGAGAGGAGCTGGCCAAGGTGAAGAACCTGCAGGGGCTGACAGAGGTCAGCAGACAACTCAGACTACGCTGCCAG GAGGAGATAACCAATGGAGGCGAGGAGGCGGGGCAGGTGGTTGGGCTGCCATTCCCTCATTGGATCTGCCAGCCGTACGTCAGACCAGT GCCGAAGGCTCCGGTTGCTAACAGCAACGGTACGGAGGTGAAGGCAGGGGGTCACAAGAGGGCGTTGTCACAAGAAGACTCGGACGGGGCGAGCGATGCCCTCTCCAAAAACAAACAGAAGAAGAAAGCCAGAAACCCCCACAAGAACTTCTGTCCCGAGCAGAAGC CAAAGTACATCAAGTGTGAGCAGTGTGGAAATCCAAAG ggtaatcAGTGTGTATTCAACCTGTGTCGAGGCTGCTGTAAAAAGAAGGCCCACAAGGAGGTGGCAGACTGCCCAA GTCACGGGCTGAGGTTCAAGACCAAGGCAGAGAAACAGAAGACAGAGcggcaagaggaggaggaggaggaggagggaaagagcaGAGGGttacaggaggaagaggatggaggattGTTGAACGGGACCCCCAGCCCCCCAACAGACCCCCCACAGAGGACAGACTGTGGCCTGAGACATGGACTAACAGGGACATAG
- the dus1l gene encoding tRNA-dihydrouridine(16/17) synthase [NAD(P)(+)]-like isoform X2, with protein sequence MAVKLQGFEFWKTTLRGARYVVAPMVDQSELAWRLLSRRHGAELCYTPMLHAQVFVRDANYRKDNLYSEVCPEDRPLITQFCANDPEVFVQACLLAQDYCDAIDLNLGCPQMIAKRGHYGVFLQDEWELLEKMVKLANEKISVPITCKIRVFNKMEETVQYAQMLEKAGCQLLTVHGRTKDQKGPATGIASWEHIKAVRNAVNIPVFANGNIQHLSDVEQCMEETGVQGVMSAEGNLHNPALFEGHSPPVWEMAEEYLEVVSQYPPCTLSYVRAHLFKLWHHTLQIHKDLREELAKVKNLQGLTEEEITNGGEEAGQVVGLPFPHWICQPYVRPVPKAPVANSNGTEVKAGGHKRALSQEDSDGASDALSKNKQKKKARNPHKNFCPEQKPKYIKCEQCGNPKGNQCVFNLCRGCCKKKAHKEVADCPSHGLRFKTKAEKQKTERQEEEEEEEGKSRGLQEEEDGGLLNGTPSPPTDPPQRTDCGLRHGLTGT encoded by the exons ATGGCGGTGAAGCTGCAAGGCTTTGAGTTCTGGAAGACCACGCTGAGGGGGGCGCGTTACGTCGTTGCACCCATGGTGGACCAGAGCGAACTGGCCTGGCGTCTACTGAGCCGTCGCCATGGCGCCGAGCTGTGCTACACGCCCATGCTGCACGCGCAGGTGTTTGTACGCGACGCCAACTACAGGAAAGACAACCTGTACAGCGAAGTCTGCCCCGAAGACAGGCCGCTTATTAcacag ttctgTGCCAACGACCCAGAGGTGTTTGTCCAGGCATGTCTACTGGCTCAGGACTACTGTGATGCTATCGATCTCAACCTGGGATGCCCACAGATGATCGCCAAGAGAG GGCACTACGGAGTCTTCCTACAGGATGAGTGGGAGCTGCTGGAGAAGATGG TGAAGCTAGCCAATGAGAAGATCTCTGTTCCCATCACCTGTAAGATCCGTGTGTTTAACAAGATGGAGGAGACTGTTCAGTACGCTCAGATGCTGGAGAAGGCTGGCTGCCAG cTGCTGACCGTTCACGGTCGGACCAAGGACCAGAAAGGACCCGCCACAGGCATTGCTAGCTGGGAACACATCAAGGCTGTACG GAACGCTGTTAACATCCCTGTGTTCGCTAACGGTAACATCCAACACCTGAGTGATGTGGAGCAGTGTATGGAGGAGACTGGAGTACAGGGGGTGATGAGTGCAG aGGGGAACCTCCATAACCCAGCTCTGTTTGAGGGTCACAGCCCTCCTGTATGGGAGATGGCTGAGGAGTATCTAGAGGTGGTCAGTCAGTACCCTCCCTGTACCCTGTCCTATGTCAGAGCACACCTCTTCAAGCTCTGGCACCACAC GCTGCAGATCCACAAGGACCTGAGAGAGGAGCTGGCCAAGGTGAAGAACCTGCAGGGGCTGACAGAG GAGGAGATAACCAATGGAGGCGAGGAGGCGGGGCAGGTGGTTGGGCTGCCATTCCCTCATTGGATCTGCCAGCCGTACGTCAGACCAGT GCCGAAGGCTCCGGTTGCTAACAGCAACGGTACGGAGGTGAAGGCAGGGGGTCACAAGAGGGCGTTGTCACAAGAAGACTCGGACGGGGCGAGCGATGCCCTCTCCAAAAACAAACAGAAGAAGAAAGCCAGAAACCCCCACAAGAACTTCTGTCCCGAGCAGAAGC CAAAGTACATCAAGTGTGAGCAGTGTGGAAATCCAAAG ggtaatcAGTGTGTATTCAACCTGTGTCGAGGCTGCTGTAAAAAGAAGGCCCACAAGGAGGTGGCAGACTGCCCAA GTCACGGGCTGAGGTTCAAGACCAAGGCAGAGAAACAGAAGACAGAGcggcaagaggaggaggaggaggaggagggaaagagcaGAGGGttacaggaggaagaggatggaggattGTTGAACGGGACCCCCAGCCCCCCAACAGACCCCCCACAGAGGACAGACTGTGGCCTGAGACATGGACTAACAGGGACATAG